The sequence AACTGTGGGCGAGCATGTTCCGCTCTGTGTAGGAGTCCAATTACGAGACACTCCAGCAGACATTGCCTCCTTGAATCCAAAAGGATTTCTTGCTACAAGGCTGAAGGTTGGAGATGATGGTCCACTTTGAGGAATCCGTATACTATCAAGCCATGCTGGATCAGCCAACACCTGACGCCCAGGGCTTTGTGGGGTCGATGTTGGCAAACATGAGAAGCGCTGTGCAGCCCAAGCAGGAGCAACTGCTGGATGATTGTCCCAATCATTTGGTTTTCTGGGTGTTCGAGCAGTTGGGGAACTTGATGGAGGGGTGACGGGTGCACTTATGGAGCCACAATTAATAAAAAGATGATGAGGCAGCCTGGAGGAAGCTGATGATGAACCCGAAGAGAGGTTCTTCAGCCATGGGATGAGGGAATTGGGATCAGTACCATTGTCATTGCTATTCATGGCGTAACGGGAAGATTTGGGGCTTGGGAAGGAAGAAGACGCAGGACTTGGGTTATAAGATGCACGTGGGCTCGGCTGATAAGATGAACATGGACTTCCAGAAGCTGACCCACCCATGATATTGCGTTCCACAGGCTTGCAACCCTGCAGAAATATAGATTGATTATCAGTGCTGCTTGAATCGACAAAAACTGCAAAAAAGGGAGGAATCCTAAGTTTTTCTTGTCATAAAGGTTTGAGTATAACAGTCCGGACAACAAAATTTCAGCGATTAGAAGATTGATCAATTActaataaatttaattcaaatcATAAAAAATCCACCTATGCTGGAGAAGTATCATTGACAGACATGATGAGCAAATACATGTAACgccaaaagaaaacaaaataccCCACTACATGTTGTCCCCCGGCGAGTTCCTGTAGCCTCATGTTATAATGCTAAAAAGGGAAAGTTGTTTGCCAAAAAGGACCgaaaagatttgatttttcaaaatttaaaaatgcaGATAGTCAAAGAAGAATCGTGAATGCTTAGTCTGAAATTATTCATTGTGCTGACTGGGATACAGATTTTCACACCTTGCTGGCCCAGCTCCACTATCAAGCTGTGCTCTCGATGAACtggaaaaagaaagtaaaagaaagTATCTCAATGAAGCCCGGGAATCTCGGTATGAGTGACCATAAGTTGATTTTGTAAAAAGATGAAAGCAAGCAAGCCAAAAGGAAAAGGGACCATAATTGCTCCATGATACTGCTAT comes from Cucumis melo cultivar AY chromosome 12, USDA_Cmelo_AY_1.0, whole genome shotgun sequence and encodes:
- the LOC103487140 gene encoding BES1/BZR1 homolog protein 4, which produces MTSGTRMPTWKERENNKRRERRRRAIAAKIFLGLRMYGNYKLPKHCDNNEVLKALCDEAGWTVEEDGTTYRKGCKPVERNIMGGSASGSPCSSYQPSPRASYNPSPASSSFPSPKSSRYAMNSNDNGTDPNSLIPWLKNLSSGSSSASSRLPHHLFINCGSISAPVTPPSSSPTARTPRKPNDWDNHPAVAPAWAAQRFSCLPTSTPQSPGRQVLADPAWLDSIRIPQSGPSSPTFSLVARNPFGFKEAMSAGVSRNWTPTQSGTCSPTVAAGIDHTSDVPMTDGTATDFAFGSCSIGLVKPWEGERIHEECISDDLELTLGNSSTR